gaaggcagCGAGAGGCAAAGTCGCAGATCTCCCGACCTGCTCGTTTTGAAGCACCTCCCCCTGGGCGTGAGGGAGACGCGCGCTCCGGTGGGGGGGCCGCTTGGGTCCCCCCCACCCCTGGTCCCTGGCTGTTTCCCACCCCGGGCTCTCTCCTGGCCTCCCACCCCCGCGCCCGGCTTCCACCATGACGGTGATGTCTGGGGAGAACGTGGACGAGGCTTCGGCCGCCCCGGGCCACCCCCAGGATGGCAGCTACCCCCGGCAGGCCGACCACGACGACCACGAGTGCTGCGAGCGCGTGGTGATCAACATCTCCGGGCTGCGCTTCGAGACGCAGCTCAAGACCCTGGCGCAGTTCCCCAACACGCTGCTGGGCAACCCTAAGAAACGCATGCGCTACTTCGACCCCCTGAGGAACGAGTACTTCTTTGACCGCAACCGGCCCAGCTTCGACGCCATCCTCTACTACTACCAGTCCGGCGGCCGCCTGCGGAGGCCAGTCAACGTGCCCCTGGACATGTTCTCCGAGGAGATCAAGTTTTACGAGTTGGGCGAGGAGGCCATGGAGAAGTTCCGGGAGGACGAGGGCTTCATCAAGGAGGAGGAGCGCCCTCTACCCGAGAAGGAGTACCAGCGCCAGGTGTGGCTGCTCTTCGAGTACCCCGAGAGCTCGGGGCCCGCCAGGGTCATCGCCATCGTCTCCGTCATGGTCATCCTCATCTCCATCGTCATCTTTTGCCTGGAGACGCTCCCCGAGCTGAAGGATGACAAGGACTTCACGGGCACCGTCCACCGCATCGACAACACCACGGTCATCTACAATTCCAACATCTTCACGGACCCCTTCTTCATCGTGGAAACGCTGTGTATCATCTGGTTCTCCTTCGAGCTGGTGGTGCGCTTCTTCGCCTGCCCCAGCAAGACGGACTTCTTCAAAAACATCATGAACTTCATAGACATTGTGGCCATCATTCCTTATTTCATCACCCTGGGCACCGAGATAGCTGAGCAGGAAGGAAACCAGAAGGGCGAGCAGGCCACCTCCCTGGCCATCCTCAGGGTCATCCGCTTGGTAAGGGTTTTTAGAATCTTCAAGCTCTCCCGCCACTCTAAGGGCCTCCAGATCCTGGGCCAGACCCTCAAAGCTAGTATGAGAGAGCTAGGGCTGCTCATCTTTTTCCTCTTCATCGGGGTCATCCTGTTTTCTAGTGCAGTGTACTTTGCCGAGGCGGAAGAAGCTGAGTCGCACTTCTCCAGTATCCCCGATGCTTTCTGGTGGGCGGTGGTGTCCATGACCACTGTAGGATACGGTGACATGTACCCTGTGACAATTGGAGGCAAGATCGTGGGCTCCTTGTGTGCCATCGCTGGTGTGCTAACAATTGCCCTGCCCGTACCTGTCATTGTGTCCAATTTCAACTATTTCTACCACCGAGAAACTGAGGGGGAAGAGCAGGCTCAGTTGCTCCACGTCAGTTCCCCTAACTTAGCCTCTGACAGTGACCTCAGTCGCCGCAGTTCCTCTACTATGAGCAAGTCTGAGTACATGGAGATCGAAGAGGATATGAATAATAGCATAGCCCATTATAGACAGGTCAATATCAGAACTGGCAATTGCACCACAGCTAACCAAAACTGCGTTAATAAGAGCAAGCTACTGACcgatgtttaaaaaacaaaagcaagcaaacaaaaaagcccCACTTAGCAGCTCaaaagacttaaaaaacaaaacagaaaacctagTGACTCATGTCACGCTTCGTAGATACTTTACTAAGTAGACTTGGAATGCTCTATTTAACTGTCAATGCATTGTTGCATTGAGGATTTTGGGGGTGGTGAACCAGAAGCTTTCAAAATCCATGACAAAATaaactattttccttttattaaaaaatgggaaaagagagAGTATTTTCTAAAACTGGCTTAAAAAGATTCAGTCCATGAACTAGTCTaggtaaaataataatcatatgcTTCCCCAAACTGAAACATTTTTAATGCTttggtttctttaacttttttaaaaactcagaacaAGATGATcacttagaaatataaaattgaaatctgCATGGGACTCCAGTAAAACATCTTTGCAAACTGCGTAGCACATTGAAGACAGTGCATCAGACGTATTATATGTAACATGATAGACCAGCCAAAATGGACaatgaatagatatttttatttcgATCAACTGAACTGCATATTACaaggtgaaaaaagaaaactccgaTTACTTAAGACTGGTTCACAAAGCACCTTATAAATTGGATACTGGTCCTGATCTGTAGGGATTTCCCCCTGGGCCCATTCTCTTTCTAATCCAGATTATTCTCTAAGAACAAGATAACTGAATTAAATTAATTGATTCTTCTGCAGTGCTGCTAAATTGTCTCAACTGCAGATGAACCAAATACAGGTCTTTTCTCACCAGGCCTGCACTCCGACCCCTGGCTTTCAGAACTGGACGTAAAACCTTAGCCTCCTTATTGCAAGAGAGCACAAATGAAGTTAAATGTAAGCATGTTTGAATCtgatacaatttattttataatcgCATGCTGAGAAGTTAACCCAGACAATAGGGGATAAGCTTAAGTTGAAATTGATTCTTCTAAAAATAGATCctttttcatttgcattcacCAAAAGTGCACTCCTCCATTTATTAACTATTTTATTAGTAAATAAAGTACTGTATTTAAGTGCATATGTTAGTCAGATGGGAACAATAACTTTTTGGAGCTCAAAGCATGTTCTCTTATTCAGCATTATGGCCTATTTGACTAAGATGTACCTTGAATTAATTAATGCATGAtttcagtaataaaaattttaaaagtaataaaaattacaagTCTGTGGGGTGAAAGGCCCAATAGAAAttatggggggtgggggtggggggcactcAGTCAATTTTCCTGCCTTTGCTCAGGGAAATACCAGGTTTTTGTGCAGGTATAGGCGGAGAGAGGACCAATATGCCCATCCCTTAGAGGGAAGCCATGTGAAAAACTAAATAAGTCATCAAAGTATATATAGCAACACCTAAGAACAAGTATTCTTTCTAGCTGAAGACAAACACAAGCaacacaaacaagcaaacaaacaaacaaacaaaaaggtgcAATACTGCATGTTTTTTGGTGCATTCTTAGGATGTAAATGAAAATGTTTCTCTATTATATGCATCCGAAgcagagctgatttttttttctttgcagtcaTTCTTTGAAGTCTGTAGAGACTTCAGCCCTCCCCTTGAGGCTCCCTGAAGAAACTAAACCAATTGATTTAATAGTTGCTTAGTGCCTTTATCCTGTACCCACAGTGAACTGCAGAAAGTGCCTCCTTAACACAGCTGAGAAGTTAGGTAGCAAAAGTGGGGAAGGGTTGGGGCACAgaccttttgctttttctttttccattctcgCTGTCTCATTTCACCACTGTGAGAAGACCACACCACCCTAAACCCTGGAGAGGAGAGACCCAGGAGGGTGCTGTCTCTCTGGCCATCTACTAGCATTGGTCCCTTTGACAGCCTGATGCTGGATGTGAACTGAGACCCATCTTTGAACTGGACATGAACTGTGAACTTGTTTTTTCCTCTCTCCACCAGAAGCCAAGATAAACTTTTTGGGAATTTGTTTCCTATCGAGGGCCACTTTGGACACACAAGGCTTCCTCAGGTCCAGTGTAGTGCTCCTGGcacctttccttatttttttctctgtcggTAACAGCACTTTGCAAATCTCTCTGACGGTCCAGCCTTTTCAGGCATCGCTGTGGATGTGGGAACACTCAGTTCATAATAACCTTTCCTAGGCCTTCCCTCCTGGTCTACCCCTTTCAGATATTTCCTGATGCCCCTATGATCTTCCCACCTGGCAGTCACTTCACAGGTTGAACATCTAACTTCTGCTGCCCCCGTTGCCCAGCCCAGAGAATGGTGGGGACCCTGTTCCTGGCTGAAAGAGAGTCACGGAACACAGGCCTCTGGAGCTCGGCAGCTGCCCACCGGTGGAGAGGTATTCACAGCCTTTTAAAGGACCCTGAGGTGGGGAATCTTCATTCTGCACTTAGCATGTGGCTGCCTGTTACCTGACATTCTGGCCCAGCTTCTTCTGAAAATCTGTTCTGTTTCTCCCACCCCTTTCCCCCATCCTGTCCTAGAACTAGCAGTGAGGCAATCACCCTAGAAACTCGAGTTACACCCATTTGGCTAACTCGATTAAAAGAAAGAACATGGATATCTTATTTTCCTATGTGACTTTTGtgaatctgtgagatgaacgcaacACACATCGTGGAAGATGAGGGGCCAAGAACCGCACAGCATCCGACTACAGGGCATTAAACCCTCCCATGTGATGTCTCCTTCTCGTCTGAACCTTAACTCATTCTGGCGATTCCTTTCCTACTTGCTTAAAAATCCCCAGTTAGGAAAAAAATGCCAACCTCCTCCCAGGCTTGGGGTTATCTTGATCTTTCATTTCAACGTTGAGGTCTAGTGCACACAGAACTTGAAACACCGCACTCTGTCAACAGCAATAATCCACTCAGTACTGTGGGATGGATGGGTTAATGGATGAGAAAACGGCACCAAGACTGACTTTGGGTACTTGGTATATTTACCGTGGTTACACCCTGGACTGGttgattcttctgcatgtgaTATAGAAAAAAGTGCTGCATGCGGTGAACCTGTCAGCCTGGGACTGGGGATGAGTTGTTGTTATGAGTTTGGGGTGGTGTGAAGAAAATGAATGCTGCTTAGCTCATCTGTAGCTCATTGCAATGAATTCAGTAAGAATGGAGTACAGGGATTATCTGTGTAGCATAGGCATGCAATGTTTGACCAAGCTCTTACCCTCGCACTGTAATGTGTTGAAATGTCTTTGTAGATCTGAAGGTGCACTTAACAAAACTGCCTATTAAGGGATGACTATTTTTTGGTTTACTTATTCGTATTTATTTTAGCAGCCTTTTtaccttttcttccccttcctagGCATGGAGCTGTAACAGCTCATGTCCTGACTATGTGTTTTCTCCAGAAGGAGAAGACTTCTGATGTGCTGATAGCCATAATTCCTCTCTTCCAGTCTATTGGGGCCCTAGTTCAATAGGGTGGCAATAGAAGGGTTGGTCACACCAGGGCTGTTAGCCATCCCAGAATCTCTGAAGTGGTTAACTCACCTGAAGTGATCTGAATCAGAGAGACCAAAGACATTCATTTCCTCTGTCCTCAGATTTCTAGAAGACAAATTCTAGCCAGGAAAACTTTCTGTTTTTGCATCTCCCTTTTCCCATTTGTGCCCAACTCCCCTTGCACTCCCTGGAGACTTGAGTTCTGATTTTCAGTTATATCAGTTCATTGGGAGTGTGTTCGTGGGTGAGCCTTGAAGAATCAGATAAACCAATAGCAAGTCCTTCTCCAGGATTCTGACCAGTGGGCAGTCATTTCCCTGAAATGAATTGTAGGGCAGGTTTAGATTCCAGTATGGTGGACCTGAAGCACAGGTGGTGTCACAATCTTGATTTgcttgagaattaaaaaaatacatgtaaatggTAAATgaggaatacatttttttaaagtagaaatttgGTTTAGCCTATAAAAGGCCTTCTTCACATTGTGTATAGTTACGCATTTTTCAAATTAGTTACCATctaaaagtcaataaaaatagTTTCCTAGCCCTCTCATTTAATATAGGAGACCTCAAAACACATGCTTTTtaacaattttacattttaattcttaGTTTGGTAGATTGGattgaaagaaaggagaaagaacatTAGCAGAAGGCACTTTCCCATTTTCTTCCAGGAATGACTTATTCCTGGGGTGGTGAGAATTGGTGGGTGGTAACCATCCATAGTATAAAATTGTTAGAAAGAATATAAACTGCCAAACAAGCATGTTATCTTCAGGCTTTTCCAAGCAAGAATGAAGTCTTTTGATGTTTATGTTCATTTTAAGAAGACaaacaaactaaaattttaaGACCAGACACAACCCAAGTTGAATTGTGATCTCAGGAGGTGACCTCTCATTCACCATGTGGCATATTACTACTTGTATTTATATCATGGAATTTCAGGGTATATGTGAACATGTCTAGTATGACTCAGGTAAACCTTTAAAGAATGTATGTTACTTACCATTTTTGTAAAGAAGCAAACAGGAGCTGAATTGTTAACCAAAACTGTTCCATTACCTTGGGTCACTGTGCAAACTAATTCAGGATATAGATATAAAGTTTAGAAGCCTTGGGATTAAATGCCAGCCTCTTTGCTCAGGCAAAATGACCCTGGGCTTTCTTGGGAAGTCCAGCATGTATGTAAGGGGTGAGGCCCTGCTGACCTCAGGGCTATTTGCTTTAAGGAGATTAACCCTAGTCACAGTGATTTTTCATTTAGGAGCTAACTAGGAGTTTACTTTTTATGATGTGAAACTTCAAAGAGTATAGAAAACTTTTGTACCACaatcaaagaagaagaaatggtgtatggaaagaaaacaaaacaaagcaagaaatCTCTTGTAAAATATTCCAGGTCAAAGTTGTCTCCTCTCCAAACCTTGCAGAAGCACCTTTCTTCTCTTCAGCGCACTGTTTTGGGACTGTTTATGCAGCAGATGTAAGTAGACAACATGGACTCCATGTGACATGCCTCTAAtagtaaagataaaatattactgaggttaaaaataaaaattgagtagTATTAATTTATAGTGCACCATCAGGACAACAAACCATTTAAGCTGAAAAAACGCTATTTTATTTCTTGAGTTTGCCAGTTGCTTCCACCTTGAGTTAAGGACATGTCTCATCTTCACCTACTGTGCATTTTCCCTTCTCTAACTGTGTAATATGTCAGGTCAAGGACATTTAATGTTATGAATTGAGAACCTAATTGATGCGCATAGTTTTCATCTATGCAATTTTACTTGCTTCTGTCACTTTATGATCTGTTCATATTTGGCATcaattaaagataatttttaaggatCTTATCAAGGAATATCTTGACTGGTTATTTGTCTCTTGTTTAACTGGTCTTTTGGGggcccttttcttcccttcttctgtGGGGTCTCTTTAAATAGTGGGGTGAATCCAAGATCAGATCATGAAACAGATTTGTTTCCTTTGGCCCACGTGGTCTGTTTCTGCTGTCCAAGGACATATCCAGGGGTTACTTTTTGAGGATAAATTCAGTTTGGTCTCAGGTAAGATCCCAAGTGAAGGCCATTGGAATTTGGCCTGTGGAAGTTAGAGTGGAAGGAGGATCAagctttcaaaataaaacaagaaatgaggctCAGGGGAACAAAGTAATTGGATATATCCACTTAAGTTGTTTTGATTTGAAACTAGTTTTTATGCACAGTCTGAGAAGCTTTGCAGGAAGAATaattgtgggtgtgtgtgtgagagagagagagggagagagacagagacagagacacgactgtgtgtgtgagtgtaacAGAGTTGTGGTCTGGAATCAACTGACTTGATAGTTGCAGTGTGGTGTTAGGAGTGATTTTGATGTGGAAAAACAACGTGGTTCCTATCCATTCTTTACACAGGCTTTTTCCATGTAGTTCTACATGttcacatttctttcttcctggtttttttttttatgactccttgttgcatttccttttgattcttccTGAGATTTCAATCTTCTATTTTCCTCCTTGTGAATATCACATTTTCTACGCATTCTTTTATGTCAGAGCAAACAGGGGGAGGTGCTCTTGACAGGGGTCTGTTACATGCTAAATGCACTGGGTGGCTGGTGCATTATCGTAGAAGAGTATTGCGCTGTGATAGGTTCATGTTACAAGATTTGCAGATGAATCTTGCTTTTGCTGTATAAGTTGCCACTGAAAGTAGACTACAAAGCTGGGCAGGCTGCCCATGATTTTTCTCTTGTGGTCAGGAAACAGGCCAGGCTAAGCTCTGACAGAGAAGGTAAGAGACAGCCCAAGACACCCCAACAGCAGTGGATGTTTCTCAAAGCTCAGCCTTAGAATGGTCTTCTTAAAGCAGAAACAGATAGAACCAGGTGGCTGCTAGGAATGGGGCTATAACTGGAAGATTTGTTGTTTACAAAGCTTTAAAAAGAAGTCAAGTCAGTTTAAAGGGGGAGAACAGAGAGCAGATATGATCTGAAGTCAGCTACTCTGCCACTGGGTGGGAAGCTGCCTGCCGCAGTGAGTCCTGATTTCTGGATTCTGACCAGGCTTGAGTGTGGAGGGAGGGCCAGCCCTAAGGCTGAGCAGAGGTGCCTGGTGTCAAAGTACTGAGTGGATAAGACACAGCATGGTAGGCAGTATACCTGGAAAGCAGCCCTTTGAACCAGCTCGAAAACAGACAATTTACGACATCTTATTTCATTAATTAAATCTAAGATATCATTAATTGTAAGATGCAGTGTTATCTGACATATTTGTAAGAAAGAGAGAACACTGACAATTATGACCTGCCATTGCATTGATTcatcccaattttacagatgtaaaaaggtaaaaagaggAATCTTAGAATTGATACACTATAGTGATTCTAATATTTCCCTCCCCCGCTTTTGTTTCCTGGCGTGGTTCAATGTTTGAATTCTGATCCCTTAAATTTGGCAGTTTTGTGCAGATGTGAACCCTGGCTAGAACCTTTAGATCTtcttttaactatatttttatccCTCAGTATTTTTCTTGGGCCTGCCGCTGACTTAGGCTTCGTGCTAGGCATTGGAGGTGTGTTAGTTGACAAAGCAATGTGCTCTACAGATCCTTTGCCCAGCGAAGGACTGAAGACTTAGTTGTGATATATGGAGGGAGGCTGGTCTTGTGTTACTCCCTCTCTCGCCCTATAAAAGCACTCCCTCTATCATCAGATGTTCAGAATCATCAGCAGCCCTTTGCTTTTAAAGTTCAAAGCAACCCGACACGTTCATTCCCAGTAAGGTGCTAACAGCAATGCTTCCAGTTTGGATAGCTCTCTTTGCAGTTTTCAAACCCTCTCCACGTTAGTTATATTGCTTTATTCTACTCGGTGAATTAGGTTGGGCTGATATTGCTGTCTTTATTGTATAGGCACAGGGATCTACCCCCAAGATTGCTGGGCAGATGAAGCCAGCCTGGGTTTATTGAAGATTCTATGggccagtgtctggcacacagtaggggctctgaatatttattgagatgatcaaatGTTGGAAAGTATAATGTTACATGGTAAAAAGAAACCAGTGGATTTTGTGTAGGCATTTAGCCTTTTTGAGCCTttagattgctttttttttttttctgagatggaatctcactctgttgcccaggctggagtgcagtggcgtgatcttggctcattgcatcctctgcctcccaggttcaagtgattctcctgcctcagcctcctgagcagctggggttacaggtgcgtgccaccacaccccgctaatttttgtatttttgtagaggcaaggtttcaccatgtttaccagtctggtctcgaactcctggcctcaagcgatctgcccgcctccacctcccagagtgctaggattacaggcgtgagccactgtgcctggcctaaattgctcatttctaaaatacaaatataatagcTCATAAGtttgtgtggattaaatgagataatataggtCCACATGTTTGGCAAATTCTAATGAGTTTCATCACTGTGAGATATTAATAGATATGTTATTAATTACAAGGACAAAAGAAAGAGCAGGAGGAGGCCACTGCATCATTCCTCCCCAGAGGGGGAGCCACATTTTAAAGGAAGACTCCAGAGAGATCAGGTGCCTAATTCAAATGACGTCTTGTATGATGGCGGATCTGAAGACTTGGGGCTGAGTTTTTTTCAGTAGGAACTTCAGCTCATCCTGCACATAGTACCAGGCATGCAGCAGCCTCCCAGGACCCTCAGCCATTATGTCTAGCCCTTGTTCCTCCCTTGCCCTGTGGCATTAATACTATTTCACATCTTCAGACCCCCAGTGTGAAGGTTAAGCTGTGCCATGCAGTAAGCTGAGGAACAAGAAGGGATCTTCAATAATTATATCACTTCTGATCACCTCATTTCTCCTATGTGCAAAGTATTGTCTGATTTGATATGTTTTCTTCCACTTGTGAATATTGAAAAATCAAGCAAGATGCTTGGGAAGGGTTCTCATATGCTTGTCTGAGAGtcgttttataaatataaaaatttattataaactgtccttgctaaaaataaaacaatgctcaCAAGCACACATGAATCAATATAGTCTTTTCTTGAATAGCACATACTACACAGATGcctataaaaatttataattataatatctcTACAGTGGTTTAGCTCTTCCTTCTTAAAACCGATTGAATTTAAACAGCAGTAAACTTTTGCCTGCATTTCTTTAGGAACTTCATTGGAATTAAAGTAAGGAGTTAGAATCAATCTGTTAGAATCTTGGGTTCACAAAACATTTTTCTAGAGGATAATATTCAGGGGCTAGATTGAATTCTTTaaatcttaatcattttttaaaatagattttatgcAGTTTGTCCATGTGCGCTAACATATTCTCAATATTTCAAGTGTTGAGCATTAAATGCACTGTAGGAATGTTTCCAGATAAACTAATTCCAGTTGAAATTTATTTGTTTCAGAATTGAAATCAGAGGATGATCAATGAGTAGGGACTAAGTTTAGAATAATTACGTTTTTGGGCCCAAGGCCAAATTCaacttttgttaaaaatgtttattcctcAGTATAATGAATTAAGTGTTTGGAAACCCCAAATGCTTTAATTATCTCTATAGTGatgacactttttttttgcattccacTCAGCATCATTATTTCACTGCCTCAGAAAGGAACCAATTTTGTTTTATGTGAGTTTCAAAGGGAATCTTTCTGAGACGAAGATTCACTGTACATTGCATTCCTCTTTCATTAACAGGTAAACCATTTTTTAGTATTAAGGAGAAAGTTGTGCATGTGTCAGCCTTAAAAGATGGAATGCCCACCTCAGTTTTTGAAAGATCAGAGGATATTAGCTTATTGTTAAAGGAAGTTTCTAGTGAAGATGGAATAGCTGTCTTAAGTTTACACAGGGTGAAGATCACTTTCTTGGCATTTACAAAATAATGCTCAACCCGATGGATAAAAACGAGTACTCAAAACATAATTTAATCATGGTGTTGgtgatacaaaaaagaaaattgtttaacTTTATCCCATACAAAGTAATTAGTGTGCCGGAAGAAGACTGTTTGCCCACTGCAAGAATTTCCAAGTAGTGCATTAGAACCGAATGTTTTAAGCCAAAGACACCCACCAGGTATAAAACAGGGGCAAAAGAAGGTTGCTTAGCATATGAAAGCCAAATACTTTATTTTAGTTATAATGCCCAAGAATTTGCAGCAAGTGTATGAAGCGTAAAACGAGGATGATGACGTTTACCTGACCAAAGGTGATAAGTTTGGCCAGGGCAAATTTCCAGTCTCTGGTTTTCAGATAGATGATTAGGAAGCAGAATGATACTGGGAAGATTTGACATCCTTCTTACCTGTTGAGCAATATGCAGTGTATCTAGTCAGTCAATAAGTACCCGAGGCTAAAATGGTGACTAAAACAATGACTCGTCAGTTAATGCTATTTAACGTTAAGTGATGGACTCtgatgctgtttttaaaaagccagtaaATCATCCAACATGTCAATTTTGTGTGCTCAATGGTCAGCCAAATACGACAGAAATGGTTATTGGACTCTGGACTAAATTATCCAGGAATTTTGCTGGTGTTCAGTAGCATAGACTCTTAGTTATCACAGATTTCGTAGATATAGTCTTGCAGAGACGAAGAGGAATACATTAGATGACTTTAAGATGTGATCTTGGGAAGCCTTAAAATTCTAGTGTTTGATACTAAAGGTCAACATGTCATGAGTCCCAAAGCTACGTACTGACCTAAGTGGCAAATGATTAAAGATGATTGTTAAAAAGCAGAGTCTTATAATGGCTGTAGAGTAGGGAtgattgtttttcatttaagtGCATTTTCTTTATACCTGATGAATATATTAGGCAAAATCTTTACCATTCACATAAATTATACAATTACTCTGTGAATGAAAATTCTGAACTTCTCGGCCTGTTACAGCAATTCCCAACTTCTCTGGCTGGGCTGACATTgaacttttattatattgagttCAGTTCCCCAATTCAGAAAACATAGTAATTGGGATTCTCAACAAAAACCGTTGTTCTTGGTGTCCTTTCCTTTGGGGAGGAATCTTTATTTTGGGTCACTTTGACAGAGTTTGTTGTTTTAATCAAAATAGTTCATTATTAATTGAATTCCCTCTCAAAACCTGTAGCCTGAACGTTTCCAGAGaatatatttcttcttcattctgcTTAAGACTGGATTGGTGCATTCTCCACATATATCCCTGCTTTCTTCAGAGGTCAGAGGTTGGCAGTTAATTTTGCTAAAAAAGGATTTATGTTCGTAGACCATCTGGGATTTGATTTGTTAGAGCATCATCTTTTGGACTGATGAGTGTAGACATTCTAAGATTTCTTGAGAGTCTTAAAAGTTGTTTTATTGTCACTTTAGTGAAAGTGGGAAAGGAGAACTCGGCACTTAACTTGAAGATAGAGAAATGGGACTCTAAAAATAAGTGTTGGTAGAGAAGTCTCTGGAATTTGAATTATAGTCCAGATATATTTCATCTCTTGCATAGGCTTTAAACACCCATACATCACTTATTCGGGGCCCCTGATACTTGTGTCTCCAGGAAAATACCTATTCCCATCCCTGGTTCATGCATACATGGGTGAACATTGTCATACGCACACaaccacatgcatgcacacacacccatacacctGTCCATGAACCTGTTGGTATCACCCGTGCTATAGGGCAGGTATGTGTTAGCCCCAATGAGATAGCACTTTCAACTGATACTAAAGATTTGtctgctggacacagtggctcatgcctgaaatcccagccctttgggaggccaagacaggtgaatctcctgagcccaggtgtttgagaccagcttgggcaacatggcaaaaccccatctctacaaaaaaatactaaaattacgtgggtgtagtggtgcatgcatgtagtcttggctgcttgggaggctgaggtgggaggatcaactgaacctggaagatggaggctgcagtgagctgtgatagcaccactgtactccagcctaggcaacagagtgagaccccatctcaagaagaagaagaaaaaaagacttgtCACCACCCCTTTATAATTAAGCAGAACACATTTTCATAAAGAGATCGtaataaaattttccattttgtaaTTAGAGAAATTGCCACTCAAATGaaggaaaaagcaaaaccaaagagCAGAAGTTGAAGATCCCAGGATATTTTCCTTTGGGCCCAGGGTGCAGATCACAGTGAATGTGGTGAGGAGCACTCTGATTCTTTCCTGCCTGGTCTGCGCTCCATCTGCTCCCCGGACAGCT
The Gorilla gorilla gorilla isolate KB3781 chromosome 10, NHGRI_mGorGor1-v2.1_pri, whole genome shotgun sequence genome window above contains:
- the KCNA1 gene encoding potassium voltage-gated channel subfamily A member 1, encoding MTVMSGENVDEASAAPGHPQDGSYPRQADHDDHECCERVVINISGLRFETQLKTLAQFPNTLLGNPKKRMRYFDPLRNEYFFDRNRPSFDAILYYYQSGGRLRRPVNVPLDMFSEEIKFYELGEEAMEKFREDEGFIKEEERPLPEKEYQRQVWLLFEYPESSGPARVIAIVSVMVILISIVIFCLETLPELKDDKDFTGTVHRIDNTTVIYNSNIFTDPFFIVETLCIIWFSFELVVRFFACPSKTDFFKNIMNFIDIVAIIPYFITLGTEIAEQEGNQKGEQATSLAILRVIRLVRVFRIFKLSRHSKGLQILGQTLKASMRELGLLIFFLFIGVILFSSAVYFAEAEEAESHFSSIPDAFWWAVVSMTTVGYGDMYPVTIGGKIVGSLCAIAGVLTIALPVPVIVSNFNYFYHRETEGEEQAQLLHVSSPNLASDSDLSRRSSSTMSKSEYMEIEEDMNNSIAHYRQVNIRTGNCTTANQNCVNKSKLLTDV